From Sediminispirochaeta bajacaliforniensis DSM 16054, the proteins below share one genomic window:
- a CDS encoding sensor histidine kinase has product MNLIHSFRGKLYLTILFSALLMMFSILLFFGVQYRFQAKADNASALVSFYRRNIADMGARPNKEMGMALSKRLGIDIIFFADDGYQWESTADQEVIRFAEITMHNRKGDNRGLFKGKLYVGLKDTRGYFFFYGNLLFNLERLRIFLGILLIVGLFSYLIVFLLLRIFLFPLKELEQGVGALKSGDLSYRIRVIGEDEIGELSAAFNHMADQIQKMLSDKEQLLLDVSHELKTPIARMKVGLEFLKDEELRNSFRDDLDELDIKVKELLNTARLDTPYGTPQKKRVDIVNFLETIVAGFPKESPGILFRPGDQPPLFAAIDPDLFQTACTNILENALRYSSSASSPVEVSCRKRREEIIIEFLDHGPGIPENDIDRVFEPFYRVDSSRDKRTGGFGLGLYLVRKIVIAHDGFVELESGVGKGTLVRIRISQISR; this is encoded by the coding sequence ATGAATCTGATTCACTCATTTCGCGGCAAACTCTATCTGACGATTCTGTTTTCCGCTCTTTTGATGATGTTTTCCATTCTCCTCTTTTTTGGGGTTCAATATCGTTTTCAGGCAAAAGCCGATAACGCTTCGGCGCTTGTTTCCTTTTATCGCCGCAATATTGCCGATATGGGTGCGCGACCCAATAAAGAAATGGGAATGGCTCTTTCTAAGCGTTTGGGTATCGATATCATTTTTTTTGCTGATGATGGCTATCAATGGGAGAGCACTGCTGATCAAGAAGTGATTCGCTTTGCGGAAATAACCATGCACAATAGGAAAGGGGATAATAGAGGCCTTTTCAAGGGAAAACTGTATGTGGGGTTGAAGGACACCCGTGGATACTTTTTCTTTTATGGCAATCTTTTGTTTAATCTGGAGAGACTTCGCATCTTTCTCGGAATCTTACTCATAGTAGGGCTTTTTTCCTACCTAATCGTTTTTCTGCTTCTTAGAATATTTCTTTTTCCGCTTAAGGAACTTGAACAAGGAGTTGGCGCTCTTAAGAGCGGTGACCTTTCGTATAGAATCAGAGTCATTGGAGAAGATGAAATTGGTGAATTGTCCGCAGCATTTAATCACATGGCCGACCAAATTCAGAAGATGCTTTCCGATAAAGAACAGCTGTTGTTGGATGTCAGCCATGAGTTGAAAACGCCTATCGCACGTATGAAAGTCGGGCTCGAATTTCTAAAAGACGAAGAACTTCGTAACAGCTTTCGTGACGACCTCGATGAGTTGGATATTAAGGTTAAAGAACTACTCAACACGGCACGATTGGATACCCCTTATGGAACACCTCAAAAAAAGCGAGTCGATATTGTTAATTTTTTAGAAACCATAGTCGCGGGATTTCCAAAAGAGAGCCCGGGTATTCTATTCCGTCCAGGTGATCAGCCGCCGCTCTTCGCGGCAATCGATCCCGATCTTTTTCAAACAGCCTGTACAAATATTCTGGAAAATGCACTTCGCTACTCGTCCTCCGCTTCTTCTCCCGTTGAAGTTTCATGCCGAAAAAGGCGAGAAGAAATCATCATTGAATTCCTCGACCATGGCCCCGGTATACCCGAGAACGATATAGATCGGGTTTTTGAACCCTTTTATCGTGTCGATTCATCCAGGGATAAGCGGACAGGCGGCTTTGGCTTAGGCCTTTATCTTGTCAGAAAAATCGTTATTGCACACGACGGGTTTGTCGAACTGGAAAGTGGGGTGGGTAAGGGGACGCTGGTTCGCATTAGGATATCGCAGATAAGTCGTTGA
- a CDS encoding HAD family hydrolase translates to MKQVPSYNVLVFRDVLISIIREQLSPLEPISTDLRPMLTQMTGIRACLFDIYGTLFISASGDISQASDTDGDKARRAMAAAEALINSGFLLSGDKTPERVFEVYLEEILREHNTRRLAGIDVPEVDIRRIWERVIDRLKEEGRLKGAADEASFSIVALRYELSTNKIWPMPGALDLFDTLTRRPMPMGIVSNAQFYTPLSFKALFGGDETDLGFASELLFYSYEHHVAKPSANMFRPVLEKLEDVYHIRPEEVVYVGNDIRNDILAASQCGCKTILFAGDKRSLRLRREVPECRTIRPDAVVTQLMQIPLMFDEGAFT, encoded by the coding sequence ATGAAACAAGTTCCATCGTACAATGTGCTTGTGTTTCGTGATGTACTGATTTCCATTATACGAGAACAACTTTCTCCTCTCGAGCCAATATCAACGGATCTTCGGCCGATGTTAACACAAATGACCGGGATCAGGGCTTGCCTCTTTGATATCTACGGTACCCTTTTTATTAGTGCCAGTGGAGATATCTCTCAGGCATCAGATACCGACGGCGATAAGGCCCGGCGGGCCATGGCTGCGGCAGAGGCACTGATCAATAGCGGTTTTCTGCTCTCCGGTGACAAAACTCCGGAAAGAGTCTTCGAAGTGTATCTCGAAGAAATTTTACGCGAACACAACACGCGGAGGTTGGCCGGGATCGATGTCCCAGAAGTAGATATCCGCCGTATATGGGAACGTGTAATCGACAGGCTCAAGGAGGAAGGCAGACTCAAAGGGGCTGCCGACGAGGCATCATTTTCTATTGTGGCCCTCCGTTATGAACTTTCGACAAACAAGATATGGCCGATGCCCGGAGCACTGGATCTCTTTGATACTCTCACACGCCGTCCTATGCCGATGGGGATTGTCTCTAATGCGCAATTTTATACCCCGCTCTCTTTCAAGGCGCTCTTCGGCGGTGACGAAACCGATCTCGGATTCGCCTCTGAACTTCTTTTCTACTCATACGAACATCATGTTGCAAAGCCATCGGCGAATATGTTTCGTCCGGTCTTGGAAAAGCTTGAAGATGTGTACCATATTCGTCCCGAAGAGGTAGTGTATGTCGGTAACGATATAAGAAATGATATCCTTGCCGCATCGCAGTGCGGCTGCAAAACGATATTGTTTGCCGGAGATAAGCGAAGTCTCAGGTTACGACGAGAAGTCCCGGAATGCCGTACGATTCGGCCCGATGCGGTCGTCACCCAGCTTATGCAAATACCCTTGATGTTTGACGAAGGAGCTTTCACATGA
- a CDS encoding YitT family protein, whose translation MSIQRKIIVDYIKAGSLAILTGSIYAVAIKFRIVLLLLCMPDMQVASPEPENERLLLVLFGAILAGIGKSLAFMNRGSTGDEDIASVYVSEKLRKPVGKISIIAGSISTVYGVVLNYIKVQDPAIVVNTLYKKQWDTIAIKPKRG comes from the coding sequence TTGTCTATCCAAAGAAAAATCATTGTGGATTACATAAAGGCAGGATCTTTGGCAATTTTGACAGGTTCGATTTATGCCGTTGCCATCAAATTTCGCATTGTCCTCCTTCTTCTCTGTATGCCCGATATGCAAGTCGCATCGCCGGAACCGGAAAACGAACGGCTTCTCCTTGTTTTGTTTGGTGCCATTCTTGCAGGCATTGGTAAATCATTAGCGTTCATGAATAGAGGCTCAACCGGTGACGAGGATATCGCAAGTGTTTATGTTTCGGAGAAGTTGAGAAAACCAGTTGGTAAGATCAGTATTATCGCTGGCAGTATCTCTACTGTGTATGGAGTGGTTCTCAACTATATAAAGGTCCAGGACCCAGCGATCGTCGTAAATACACTATACAAAAAGCAATGGGATACTATTGCTATAAAGCCGAAGAGAGGATAG
- a CDS encoding DUF5312 family protein, translating into MAGQVGKDGDRRSVFFELSRSLSSTERDELLNSINKSLKMNTPRGSEPPSSSDTDELNLRLMQEFKRISLWERFMLWLKKHLTGKGYEALMLEMKLDRLKRTIRKNNQSLTGFETRDLKPGFAQELWPLYEDSLLLYSCFDKLFGKSGLFRDVMISLFQNELKESIKSPEQVYSREEMIEVFRREGSDEAVRRKGAELLDEELEQVIDKQLLKRLESAVAPILAADRLVRFPFKRMFGAFGVVGVDPMDMYQATGNIPTFRNATAVTMLDQLEQLFHGLYLLSITVESDPLTLNVADIVLSVCRKRSAREEESEAFLSHFKHLVETTESFLDASSLPELIRFFRRDPYYKIRIVQEKMDLKAFFRTTRKIIMREYIEEELPGVRDEATDRNIREIFAEGDVERLKNYRTYQSIAYDELALPMFLFQRSLALLYAFCTKNYRNDIQETVQILDRGLYALNRVERDRLLMHASAIEDVEEEIRKLDHSLSSEESDGKLFQRLRFSMGGDQGQSRMFRSLVQQKDSEAASIVRRGCEAVDGLKRIFEDTLKIRNESGTQALNQHYFVKGTPVALRSIVDRNIATLRRFSFVMQQIKRMES; encoded by the coding sequence TTGGCAGGTCAAGTGGGGAAAGATGGAGATCGGCGTTCTGTCTTTTTTGAGTTAAGCAGATCGCTTTCTTCGACCGAAAGAGATGAGCTTCTCAATTCGATCAATAAAAGCTTGAAGATGAACACTCCAAGGGGCAGTGAGCCTCCCTCTTCGTCGGATACTGATGAGCTGAATCTTCGCTTGATGCAGGAGTTCAAGCGGATCTCGCTTTGGGAACGCTTCATGCTTTGGCTGAAAAAGCATCTGACAGGGAAGGGGTACGAGGCCCTTATGCTGGAGATGAAGCTTGATCGACTAAAGCGCACCATTCGAAAGAATAATCAAAGCCTTACGGGTTTTGAAACCAGGGACCTCAAGCCGGGCTTCGCCCAGGAGCTTTGGCCCCTTTACGAAGATTCTTTACTGCTCTATTCCTGTTTCGATAAGCTGTTCGGTAAAAGTGGTCTGTTCCGTGATGTTATGATTTCGCTTTTTCAGAATGAATTAAAAGAGTCGATCAAATCTCCTGAGCAGGTATATTCCAGAGAAGAGATGATTGAGGTGTTTCGCCGGGAAGGAAGCGATGAGGCTGTCAGACGAAAAGGGGCCGAGCTTCTCGATGAAGAACTTGAGCAGGTAATAGATAAACAGCTGCTCAAGAGGCTGGAATCAGCCGTTGCTCCCATCCTCGCCGCCGACAGGCTTGTAAGATTTCCCTTTAAGCGTATGTTCGGGGCCTTCGGGGTTGTCGGCGTAGATCCTATGGATATGTATCAGGCGACCGGCAATATTCCCACCTTCCGTAATGCTACCGCCGTTACCATGCTTGACCAGCTTGAACAACTTTTTCATGGTCTCTACCTCTTGTCGATTACGGTGGAAAGCGATCCCCTGACGCTTAATGTTGCCGATATCGTTCTGTCTGTTTGTAGAAAGCGTAGTGCACGGGAAGAAGAGAGCGAGGCCTTTCTTTCACATTTCAAGCATCTGGTGGAAACCACAGAAAGCTTTCTGGATGCCTCTTCTCTCCCCGAGCTGATCCGCTTTTTTCGACGTGATCCCTACTACAAGATACGTATCGTTCAGGAAAAAATGGACCTCAAGGCCTTTTTTCGTACGACACGGAAAATCATCATGCGGGAATATATTGAGGAAGAGCTCCCCGGAGTTCGTGATGAAGCAACGGATCGCAATATTCGGGAAATTTTTGCAGAAGGCGACGTAGAACGCTTGAAGAATTATCGTACCTATCAATCAATTGCCTACGATGAATTGGCCCTGCCCATGTTTTTGTTTCAGCGATCTCTCGCTCTTTTATATGCCTTTTGCACAAAGAACTATCGCAATGATATCCAGGAAACGGTTCAGATCCTTGACAGGGGGCTCTATGCTCTCAATCGTGTTGAACGTGATCGTTTATTGATGCATGCAAGTGCAATCGAGGATGTCGAAGAGGAAATACGCAAGCTTGATCATTCCCTTTCCAGCGAGGAAAGTGATGGGAAACTCTTCCAGCGCCTTCGGTTTTCCATGGGAGGGGATCAGGGTCAGTCCCGGATGTTTCGGTCCCTGGTCCAGCAGAAGGATAGCGAAGCGGCCTCCATTGTTCGTAGGGGATGTGAGGCCGTGGATGGTTTGAAGCGGATATTCGAGGACACGCTGAAGATCAGAAATGAATCGGGAACACAGGCCCTTAATCAGCACTATTTTGTCAAGGGAACTCCGGTAGCCTTACGATCGATTGTCGATCGCAATATTGCCACCCTGCGGCGTTTCTCCTTTGTTATGCAGCAGATCAAGCGAATGGAGTCGTAA
- a CDS encoding response regulator transcription factor has protein sequence MEERVLLLDDDQKMNSLLIRYLEQFGFRVTAFTHPKEALMALKSQHFDIAILDVMLPDMDGFAVCKRIRKEWDLPVVMLTARGELSDKVLGLELGSDDYMAKPFEPRELVARMRAILRRKRFAANGRGSSVILRVGSVTLNRDTYSASLSGRPLRLTGAEFRLLDIFLSAPGQIFSRDILMDRMKGGEPGPFDRSIDILVSRLRARLDDDPADPRFIKTIRGAGYLFMENGS, from the coding sequence GTGGAAGAGCGAGTTCTCCTTCTCGACGACGACCAGAAAATGAATTCGCTGCTCATTCGCTATCTTGAACAGTTTGGTTTTCGGGTAACTGCGTTTACCCATCCAAAAGAAGCGTTGATGGCCCTTAAAAGTCAGCATTTCGATATCGCAATTCTTGACGTTATGCTTCCTGATATGGACGGCTTTGCTGTTTGCAAGAGAATCAGGAAAGAGTGGGACCTCCCGGTTGTTATGCTGACGGCACGAGGGGAACTTTCCGATAAGGTTCTTGGTCTGGAACTCGGAAGTGATGATTATATGGCCAAGCCCTTTGAGCCTCGTGAACTGGTTGCCCGCATGCGTGCCATTTTACGTCGAAAGCGTTTTGCCGCAAACGGCAGGGGATCATCGGTAATTCTACGGGTAGGGTCTGTTACCCTGAATCGTGATACCTATAGTGCTAGCCTTTCAGGACGTCCTTTGAGGCTTACCGGGGCCGAGTTTCGTCTTCTCGATATCTTTCTGTCGGCTCCCGGTCAGATATTCTCCCGCGATATCCTTATGGACAGGATGAAAGGAGGAGAGCCGGGCCCCTTCGATCGTTCCATCGACATTCTAGTCAGTCGCCTGCGTGCAAGGCTTGACGATGATCCTGCCGATCCTCGTTTTATCAAGACCATCCGTGGGGCCGGTTATCTTTTCATGGAAAATGGTTCATGA
- a CDS encoding HIT family protein: MKYVKGEKYPGCILCSIVEKRDDVVNLCIWEDEDFLVSVNLYPYNPGHLFIFPRRHLTDIRELTGEQEAKLDRITRSCLNLLDAVYAPSGYNIGYNMGLTAGASIDHIHRHIIPRYPRETGIADLLAGKRVLVESPEVSCERLKKALSGLTTPFA; encoded by the coding sequence ATGAAATACGTTAAAGGAGAAAAATATCCAGGCTGCATCCTCTGCTCAATCGTCGAAAAACGTGACGACGTTGTCAATCTTTGCATCTGGGAAGATGAAGATTTCCTGGTTAGTGTAAATCTTTATCCATACAATCCCGGCCACCTTTTTATCTTTCCCCGAAGACATCTTACCGACATCAGGGAACTTACAGGTGAGCAGGAAGCAAAACTGGATAGGATTACAAGAAGCTGCCTAAACCTTCTGGATGCAGTTTACGCCCCATCCGGTTATAATATCGGCTATAACATGGGGCTTACGGCCGGAGCATCCATCGACCACATCCATCGTCACATCATTCCCCGTTATCCAAGAGAAACGGGAATTGCCGATTTACTGGCAGGAAAGAGGGTTCTTGTGGAAAGCCCAGAGGTAAGTTGTGAACGGCTAAAAAAAGCACTTTCCGGGCTTACGACTCCATTCGCTTGA
- a CDS encoding SPFH domain-containing protein — translation MKKILVVFILLLILGGVVFYFGWIQNLIPENHYAVLFTKTSGYAPNVYKPGVFYWEAERLIPGNMKLHLFDLTPRNRSIESSGTLPSGKLYAGILPDEVSFDYTIKLSLSYRIRPEELPHLVKDEGLTQETLNDWYTAREAKVLDAASAYLAQHPDRIGIDEDLSSSFPELEFSNISILSWHFPDKELYEMAKKLYFDRLSTTEAAEREALSKERLWSVSRKERLAVLEEYGRLLSTYPGLLKLVLSRAEDPNLISIEDLLSETPDE, via the coding sequence ATGAAAAAAATCCTTGTTGTTTTTATTCTCCTGCTTATACTCGGCGGAGTTGTGTTCTATTTCGGTTGGATCCAAAATCTGATTCCCGAAAACCACTATGCCGTTCTCTTTACCAAGACCAGCGGCTATGCCCCTAACGTATATAAACCGGGGGTTTTCTACTGGGAAGCGGAACGACTCATACCCGGAAACATGAAGCTTCACCTCTTCGATCTTACGCCTCGAAATAGGAGTATCGAATCATCGGGAACGCTTCCTTCCGGAAAACTCTATGCGGGGATTCTTCCCGACGAGGTCTCCTTCGACTATACCATTAAACTCTCTCTTTCCTATCGGATACGGCCTGAAGAGCTTCCTCATCTTGTCAAAGACGAGGGGCTGACACAGGAAACCCTAAATGATTGGTATACAGCGAGAGAGGCCAAAGTGCTCGATGCGGCATCTGCTTATCTTGCACAGCACCCCGATCGGATAGGCATTGACGAAGATCTTTCCTCATCCTTCCCCGAACTTGAATTCTCCAATATATCCATCCTTTCATGGCACTTCCCCGACAAGGAACTCTATGAAATGGCAAAGAAGCTCTATTTCGACCGGCTATCCACCACCGAGGCGGCGGAACGAGAGGCCCTTTCAAAAGAACGCCTATGGAGTGTATCGCGTAAGGAGCGTCTCGCTGTTCTCGAGGAGTATGGCAGGCTCTTGAGCACCTATCCAGGCTTGCTCAAGCTGGTACTCAGCCGGGCGGAAGATCCAAATCTTATCTCGATTGAAGACCTTCTCTCGGAAACTCCGGACGAGTGA
- a CDS encoding thiamine diphosphokinase: protein MKRAFLFIGGEGPIGDTLPEFPTSSDMVIAADSGIDLAVAYDVSVDYAVGDFDSIKNKSLLNTLEDGHVIIYDRDKDLTDTEIAVSHARNLGCDELIVIGGGGGRVDHLLALFALFDRDWTPKRWYASFGSVFLIEKENSFSLPVGTTVSCFPVGEQACSPWSRGLKWELDTLFWQRGSFGISNEVKESCFQIGVHSGRMIFIIPVDE, encoded by the coding sequence ATGAAACGAGCTTTTTTATTTATTGGCGGCGAGGGACCGATCGGTGATACTCTTCCCGAATTCCCCACTTCTTCGGATATGGTGATTGCCGCCGACTCGGGAATTGACTTGGCCGTCGCTTACGATGTTAGTGTGGATTATGCCGTTGGTGATTTTGATTCTATAAAGAATAAATCTCTGCTTAATACGCTTGAAGATGGACATGTTATCATCTACGATCGAGATAAGGATCTGACCGACACGGAAATTGCCGTCTCCCATGCCCGGAATCTTGGCTGTGATGAATTGATCGTAATCGGCGGAGGCGGTGGGCGTGTCGATCATCTTCTCGCCCTTTTTGCCCTTTTCGATCGAGATTGGACTCCTAAAAGATGGTATGCCTCTTTTGGATCGGTCTTTTTGATAGAGAAAGAGAACTCTTTCTCTTTGCCTGTGGGGACCACGGTCAGTTGTTTTCCTGTCGGAGAGCAGGCGTGTTCCCCCTGGAGCCGTGGGCTCAAATGGGAACTTGATACCTTATTTTGGCAGAGGGGCAGTTTCGGTATAAGTAACGAGGTCAAAGAATCCTGTTTCCAAATAGGGGTCCACAGCGGTAGAATGATTTTCATTATTCCTGTTGATGAATAA
- a CDS encoding DUF1015 domain-containing protein: MAFKDKLAAVGVAAPAIVMPNSDIDMSKWAVVACDQYTSEPEYWEEVAHITDAVPSTFKLIFPECYLEDNDAQERIKNIQNAMKAYLADGVLTEHEPSFFLVKRETGTSPRRWGLMVALDLEAYDYSKDSTTLIRATEGTIIERIPPRKKIRIGAPLELPHIMVLIDDPDKTVIEPLTTQLDRLQKIYDFDLMKDGGHLTGYKIDQSRMESIAAALTKLADPKIFEKRYGSKDVLLFAMGDGNHSLATAKAVWEEIKANKASDSDIMNHPARWALVEVENIYDEGLIFEPIHRVLFAIDTKEFLEAFSSVGTVNFKELDSVDAIMESIKTKDEIQRIGYVDEEQIGVIEVKDSNSTIAAGTVQAVMDSYLFAHKGTSVDYIHGEDVTIKLGRKPGNCGILLPALDKGDFFKTVILDGALPRKTFSMGEAHEKRFYVEARKITR; this comes from the coding sequence ATGGCTTTCAAAGACAAACTTGCCGCAGTGGGGGTCGCCGCCCCTGCCATTGTTATGCCGAATTCGGACATCGACATGTCCAAATGGGCCGTCGTTGCCTGCGACCAATACACGTCCGAGCCGGAATATTGGGAAGAGGTTGCCCATATAACCGACGCTGTACCGTCGACCTTTAAGCTGATTTTTCCTGAATGCTACCTGGAAGACAACGATGCGCAGGAGCGAATCAAAAATATTCAGAACGCTATGAAAGCCTACCTTGCGGACGGCGTGCTTACCGAACATGAACCCTCCTTTTTTCTAGTCAAACGGGAAACAGGAACCAGCCCCCGCCGCTGGGGACTCATGGTGGCTCTCGATCTTGAAGCGTATGACTATTCCAAAGATTCCACAACCCTGATACGTGCGACGGAAGGAACGATCATAGAACGAATCCCCCCCAGAAAGAAAATCCGAATAGGTGCACCTCTCGAGTTGCCGCATATCATGGTTCTCATCGACGACCCCGATAAAACCGTTATCGAACCGCTTACTACCCAACTTGATCGCCTCCAGAAAATCTACGACTTCGATCTCATGAAAGATGGCGGTCATCTTACAGGATATAAAATCGATCAAAGTCGTATGGAATCCATCGCAGCTGCACTAACAAAGCTTGCCGATCCAAAGATCTTCGAAAAGCGCTACGGAAGCAAAGATGTTCTCCTCTTTGCTATGGGAGACGGCAACCACAGTTTAGCAACGGCAAAGGCTGTCTGGGAAGAGATAAAAGCAAACAAGGCTTCTGATTCCGATATTATGAATCATCCGGCCCGCTGGGCTTTGGTTGAAGTGGAAAACATCTATGATGAAGGCCTCATCTTCGAACCGATTCATCGGGTCCTCTTTGCTATAGATACGAAAGAGTTTCTTGAGGCCTTCTCGAGCGTGGGGACGGTCAATTTCAAGGAACTTGACTCTGTCGATGCTATCATGGAAAGCATTAAGACCAAGGATGAAATTCAGCGAATTGGCTATGTCGATGAAGAGCAAATCGGCGTCATTGAGGTAAAGGATTCGAATTCGACCATTGCTGCGGGTACGGTACAAGCCGTTATGGATTCCTACCTTTTCGCACACAAGGGAACCTCGGTTGATTACATACACGGTGAAGATGTAACGATCAAACTGGGAAGGAAACCTGGTAACTGCGGTATCCTTCTTCCCGCCCTGGATAAGGGAGACTTCTTTAAAACCGTTATTCTCGACGGTGCACTTCCCAGAAAAACCTTTTCAATGGGAGAGGCCCATGAGAAGCGTTTTTACGTGGAAGCAAGAAAAATCACCAGATAA
- the map gene encoding type I methionyl aminopeptidase, translating into MKGVAVRNPSEIARLRLASRIVGEILSALEPIMVPGISTGKISLFCEKHLRRLNAQSASSLLGFPGTVCTSVNAVAVHGIPGDRILQGGDIVTVDLSLEIGGWFGDGAVTFGIGKVSPEVGRLLRVAKKATIAGITATRPGLDSLEIGRAVERYVDAMGMSVIADCLGHGIGRSLHEPPVIPFCSYKGKGFRLEEGMVFTIEPVVTLAASGLVEAGDGWSKLTSTGLPAAQWEHTVLVTRSGCEVLTVG; encoded by the coding sequence ATGAAAGGGGTGGCTGTTCGAAATCCCTCGGAAATTGCACGATTGCGCCTTGCTTCGAGAATCGTGGGAGAGATTCTCAGCGCTTTGGAGCCCATTATGGTCCCGGGCATAAGTACGGGAAAGATTTCGCTCTTCTGTGAGAAGCATTTGAGACGCCTAAACGCTCAATCGGCTTCTTCCCTGCTTGGTTTTCCAGGAACGGTCTGTACGTCGGTAAATGCAGTCGCCGTACACGGCATTCCTGGTGATCGAATTTTACAGGGGGGGGATATCGTGACAGTCGACCTTTCTCTTGAAATCGGCGGCTGGTTTGGTGATGGGGCCGTCACCTTCGGCATTGGAAAGGTATCTCCTGAGGTCGGGCGTCTTTTGCGGGTTGCAAAAAAGGCAACTATCGCTGGAATAACCGCGACACGTCCCGGGCTAGATAGTCTTGAGATTGGAAGGGCCGTGGAACGCTATGTCGATGCAATGGGCATGTCCGTCATTGCCGACTGTCTGGGCCATGGTATCGGCCGTAGCCTTCACGAACCTCCCGTTATCCCCTTTTGCAGCTATAAAGGAAAGGGCTTCCGTCTTGAAGAAGGGATGGTATTTACGATTGAACCAGTGGTCACTCTTGCCGCCTCTGGTTTGGTAGAAGCGGGAGACGGCTGGAGCAAGCTCACCTCCACAGGCCTTCCTGCTGCTCAGTGGGAGCATACCGTTCTCGTGACCCGAAGCGGTTGCGAAGTCTTGACGGTAGGGTAA
- a CDS encoding septum formation initiator family protein gives MKRVWSFLLGVYVAGMAYGGLTLIWGPKGYLQYQHLLAYKVKLEANVNQLEDYHSDLALHAKSLASDRKAVMLAARELGYYQDDEGRIVLENGYKPTSSGSFAVGAFIKPYESEQSPVFVLKLVAIFMGAVVTLLTWNFFTSEGKKR, from the coding sequence ATGAAGCGTGTATGGTCGTTTTTACTTGGCGTGTATGTGGCTGGGATGGCCTATGGTGGCTTGACTCTTATTTGGGGGCCAAAGGGGTATCTACAGTATCAGCATTTGCTTGCATATAAGGTTAAGTTGGAAGCAAATGTGAACCAGCTTGAGGATTATCATAGTGATTTGGCTCTACATGCAAAATCACTTGCATCTGATAGAAAGGCGGTAATGCTTGCAGCCAGAGAGTTGGGATATTATCAGGATGATGAAGGACGGATTGTTCTTGAAAATGGATATAAACCGACCTCCTCTGGTAGCTTTGCGGTAGGAGCCTTTATCAAGCCCTACGAGAGTGAACAATCCCCTGTTTTTGTTCTTAAGCTTGTTGCTATTTTTATGGGGGCTGTTGTTACATTGTTGACTTGGAATTTTTTTACTTCGGAAGGGAAAAAAAGATGA
- a CDS encoding L-threonylcarbamoyladenylate synthase — protein sequence MTRRISRNDPNLLDVLTEVLLRGEPVIMPCDTIYGIVGIVPASEKKIRALKDRSETNPFLQLINFSLLPRVVRGDVPERLMRYWPGALTLILDAVGGGTVGVRIPDDELLQHCIERVGMPLYSTSVNKSGQPNINAIEEIVALFGSRVELIVDAGIMGQGQASTIINARSKPYVLLRQGAVRVDGIKNQTT from the coding sequence ATGACGCGGCGGATATCGAGGAATGATCCCAATCTTTTAGACGTCCTGACCGAAGTCCTGCTTCGGGGTGAACCGGTCATCATGCCCTGCGATACTATATATGGTATTGTCGGAATAGTGCCCGCAAGTGAAAAAAAAATCAGAGCTTTAAAGGACCGGTCGGAGACAAATCCATTTTTGCAGCTAATAAACTTTTCTCTGCTTCCCCGTGTGGTTCGAGGGGATGTTCCCGAGCGATTAATGCGATATTGGCCGGGAGCCCTGACCCTTATCCTCGATGCCGTTGGGGGCGGTACGGTAGGGGTGCGAATACCAGATGACGAGCTTCTTCAACATTGCATCGAAAGGGTTGGCATGCCATTATACTCAACAAGTGTAAACAAAAGTGGACAACCTAATATTAATGCTATTGAAGAGATTGTGGCATTATTTGGGAGTCGGGTGGAGTTGATTGTTGATGCGGGAATCATGGGGCAGGGACAGGCCTCTACGATCATTAATGCACGAAGTAAGCCCTATGTTCTTCTAAGACAGGGGGCGGTGCGTGTAGATGGTATAAAAAACCAGACAACCTAA